A region from the Benincasa hispida cultivar B227 chromosome 10, ASM972705v1, whole genome shotgun sequence genome encodes:
- the LOC120089293 gene encoding ervatamin-B-like, translating to MEAYRMIWNVGLMSLILWVIWTPTMEFMAMDYPPGSSSGDLQGRYQKWMSKYGRQYKSREEWERRFTIYQLNVQYIDNFNSLDHSYTLAENNLVDLTNDEFKETYLGYKTDWLPDTCFRYGNMVHLPTNVNWRKEGAVTPINNQGQCGNCWAFSAVAAVEGINKIKTGKLMSLSEQELVDCDVASGNQGCNGGFMDKAFQFIKKTRLTTETEYPYRGIESTCNKQKVRNHTVEISGYEKVPANDEKSLKAVVANQPVSLAIDAGGYDFQFYSGGVFSGNCGKQLNHGVAIVGYRQATLHKSYWLVKNSWGTNWGESGYIRMKSDSTDKRGTCGIAMMASYPIKD from the exons ATGGAAGCATATAGAATGATTTGGAATGTGGGTTTGATGTCTCTAATTCTCTGGGTTATCTGGACACCCACAATGGAATTTATGGCAATGGACTACCCCCCAGGATCTAGTTCTGGTGACTTACAAGGCAGGTACCAGAAATGGATGAGTAAATACGGTCGACAATACAAGAGTAGAGAAGAGTGGGAGCGGAGATTCACAATTTATCAGTTGAATGTTCAGTACATTGACAACTTCAATTCTCTGGATCATTCATATACTCTAGCTGAAAATAACTTAGTAGATCTCACAAATGATGAGTTTAAGGAGACTTACTTGGGGTACAAAACTGATTGGCTTCCTGATACATGCTTTAGATATGGAAATATGGTACATTTGCCTACTAATGTTAACTGGAGAAAGGAAGGTGCAGTTActccaataaataatcaaggCCAATGTG GGAACTGTTGGGCATTCTCTGCAGTAGCAGCAGTGGAAGGcatcaacaaaataaaaacagGAAAATTGATGTCTCTATCAGAACAAGAGCTTGTGGACTGCGATGTGGCCTCGGGGAACCAGGGATGCAATGGTGGTTTCATGGACAAAGCATTTCAATTCATCAAGAAAACTAGACTCACTACAGAAACAGAATATCCATACAGGGGAATTGAATCTACATGTAATAAACAAAAAGTGAGAAACCACACCGTGGAAATAAGTGGATATGAAAAAGTGCCTGCCAATGATGAGAAAAGCTTAAAAGCAGTCGTTGCTAACCAGCCAGTCTCTTTAGCAATTGATGCAGGGGGATATGATTTTCAGTTCTATTCTGGTGGTGTCTTCTCAGGCAATTGTGGAAAACAACTCAATCATGGAGTGGCAATAGTTGGGTATAGGCAAGCTA CTTTACACAAATCTTATTGGCTTGTCAAGAATTCATGGGGCACTAACTGGGGTGAATCTGGTTACATAAGAATGAAAAGTGATTCAACTGACAAGCGAGGTACTTGTGGCATAGCTATGATGGCTAGCTACCCCATCAAAGACTGA